One region of Desulforamulus hydrothermalis Lam5 = DSM 18033 genomic DNA includes:
- the aroF gene encoding 3-deoxy-7-phosphoheptulonate synthase: MSSDRLVSRKNRQADTVVKVGPAAFGGGNFSVVAGPCAVENRDELIQLALQLKASGVQMLRGGVFKPRTSPYSFQGLGREGLQFLAEARAAARLPVVTEVLDVRDLDLVLQYADMIQIGSRNMQNFGLLREVGRVKHPVLLKRGLSATIEEWLLAAEYILAEGNHQVVLCERGIRTFETATRNTLDISAIPLVKQLSHLPVMADPSHATGRRDLVVPVARAAVLAGADGLLLEVHPAPERALSDGAQSLQPQQLASFMNGLPYLLQAREKCQAAI; this comes from the coding sequence TTGTCTTCAGATAGATTAGTGAGCAGAAAGAACCGGCAAGCGGATACGGTCGTTAAGGTAGGCCCGGCTGCCTTTGGCGGCGGCAATTTTTCTGTGGTGGCGGGTCCCTGTGCGGTAGAAAACCGGGATGAACTGATCCAGTTGGCCTTGCAATTAAAGGCAAGCGGGGTGCAGATGCTGCGGGGAGGGGTATTTAAGCCGCGCACATCCCCCTATTCCTTCCAGGGCCTGGGCCGGGAGGGCCTGCAATTCCTGGCCGAGGCCAGGGCAGCAGCCCGGCTGCCGGTGGTTACAGAGGTGCTGGATGTGCGGGATTTAGACCTGGTGCTGCAGTATGCAGATATGATTCAAATTGGCAGCCGTAACATGCAAAACTTCGGACTGCTGCGAGAAGTGGGCCGGGTAAAGCATCCGGTCTTGCTGAAAAGAGGTTTGTCCGCCACAATTGAAGAATGGTTGCTGGCGGCGGAGTATATCCTGGCAGAAGGAAACCATCAGGTGGTATTATGTGAAAGGGGTATCCGCACCTTTGAAACCGCCACCCGCAACACCCTTGACATCAGTGCCATCCCCCTGGTGAAACAGCTGAGCCACCTGCCGGTGATGGCAGACCCCAGCCATGCTACCGGCAGAAGGGATTTGGTTGTGCCGGTGGCCAGGGCGGCAGTGCTGGCGGGGGCGGACGGTTTGCTGCTGGAAGTTCACCCGGCGCCGGAAAGGGCCCTTTCAGACGGGGCACAGTCTTTACAGCCGCAGCAGTTGGCCTCATTTATGAATGGTTTGCCCTACTTGCTGCAGGCCAGAGAAAAATGTCAGGCTGCAATATAA
- the cmk gene encoding (d)CMP kinase: MSQRVCIAIDGPAGAGKSTVAKLVAHRLGLLYIDTGAMYRAVTLKALRRGVDLNDAAALTELARATNIQLIPGVRQTVLLDGEDVTEAIRSPEVTRCVSVVAGVAGVREILVDRQRQMAGETDVIMDGRDIGTVVLPHATAKFFLTASAEERARRRAKEMAEKGYTVDITGLIKEIQERDYRDSHRKVSPLVPAADAVILDSSGMTVDEVVNRIISWLEKNQ, encoded by the coding sequence TTGTCACAAAGAGTCTGTATAGCCATTGACGGGCCGGCCGGTGCAGGCAAAAGCACGGTTGCCAAACTGGTAGCCCACAGGTTGGGATTATTATATATTGATACCGGTGCCATGTACCGGGCAGTTACCCTGAAGGCTTTGCGACGGGGAGTAGACCTGAACGATGCCGCTGCCTTAACTGAGTTGGCCAGGGCAACCAATATTCAGCTAATTCCCGGCGTGCGGCAAACAGTATTGCTGGACGGTGAGGATGTTACGGAAGCCATCCGCTCCCCTGAGGTTACCCGTTGTGTTTCTGTGGTGGCGGGAGTGGCAGGCGTAAGGGAGATTTTGGTTGACCGGCAGCGCCAAATGGCCGGTGAGACGGATGTAATTATGGATGGCAGGGATATTGGAACAGTGGTATTGCCTCATGCTACAGCCAAATTTTTTCTCACCGCTTCGGCAGAAGAAAGGGCCCGTCGGCGTGCCAAAGAAATGGCCGAGAAAGGTTATACCGTGGATATAACCGGTTTGATCAAGGAGATCCAGGAAAGAGATTACCGGGACAGTCACCGCAAGGTATCGCCGCTGGTACCTGCTGCTGACGCCGTTATCCTGGACAGTTCCGGCATGACCGTTGATGAAGTGGTTAACCGCATTATTTCCTGGCTTGAGAAGAATCAATAG
- a CDS encoding HutP family protein has product MVYQGSRKIARVAIEMAMTESREQEKEYKMKFLNEGIRTAAVDYGGDFISSVNRIIERAVVAAKREGVIKEIHADEGAVAGATREALSMIMPKAVGLNVGGKIGIARQADHISVAVFFGVGLLHLDEVAIGLGHRAVSSD; this is encoded by the coding sequence TTGGTTTATCAAGGAAGCAGGAAGATAGCCAGGGTTGCTATTGAAATGGCCATGACAGAAAGCCGTGAGCAGGAGAAAGAATATAAAATGAAATTTCTCAATGAAGGCATTCGCACTGCTGCGGTGGATTATGGCGGTGATTTTATCTCTTCTGTTAACCGTATCATTGAACGGGCGGTGGTGGCGGCCAAAAGAGAAGGGGTTATTAAAGAAATCCATGCGGACGAAGGTGCCGTGGCGGGTGCCACCAGAGAAGCTCTTTCGATGATTATGCCCAAGGCGGTAGGTTTAAATGTCGGGGGCAAAATCGGCATTGCCCGGCAGGCTGACCATATCAGTGTGGCTGTATTTTTTGGTGTCGGCCTGCTGCATCTTGATGAAGTGGCCATTGGCTTAGGTCACCGGGCTGTTTCAAGCGATTAA
- a CDS encoding prephenate dehydrogenase, translating to MFKKVVIAGVGLIGGSLGLALTRKKLAREVVGVDPDLENLKLAVCMGAVGRAGTLSEELPTADLLILATPIGVTLGVLEMARPYLAPGTIVTDVGSVKGRLVERAEAMLPSRVYFVGGHPMAGRELAGVAGAREDLFTGAAYVLTPTASTNPAALHVLRQLVQALGAIPLELSCRQHDRAVALISHLPHLLAATLVNTAAGEADCELLLKLAAGGFRDTTRIAAGNPAMWRDILLTNRDMVLQAVKNFRQQLTTVEQAIRAFEREELVQKLAAAREIRQNLPENRKHVLAELHENEG from the coding sequence TTGTTTAAAAAGGTTGTCATAGCCGGCGTTGGCTTGATCGGCGGTTCCCTGGGCCTGGCCTTAACCAGAAAAAAATTGGCCCGGGAAGTGGTAGGAGTTGATCCGGACCTGGAAAACCTTAAGCTGGCTGTTTGCATGGGGGCGGTGGGGCGAGCCGGTACCCTGTCTGAGGAGTTGCCCACCGCAGACCTGTTGATCCTGGCCACTCCCATCGGGGTTACCTTGGGCGTGCTGGAAATGGCAAGGCCATATTTAGCGCCGGGTACCATAGTTACCGATGTAGGCAGTGTTAAGGGCAGGCTGGTGGAACGGGCCGAGGCCATGCTGCCCTCCCGGGTATATTTTGTCGGGGGTCACCCGATGGCCGGACGGGAACTGGCAGGGGTGGCGGGAGCCCGGGAGGATCTTTTTACAGGAGCTGCCTATGTTTTAACCCCTACGGCATCAACCAACCCGGCAGCCCTGCACGTGCTGCGCCAATTAGTGCAGGCGCTGGGAGCCATACCCCTTGAGTTGTCCTGCCGGCAGCACGACCGGGCGGTTGCTCTCATCAGCCACTTGCCTCATTTACTGGCAGCCACCCTGGTGAACACGGCGGCCGGGGAAGCTGACTGTGAACTGCTGTTAAAATTAGCGGCCGGCGGGTTCCGGGATACCACCCGCATTGCTGCCGGCAACCCTGCCATGTGGCGGGATATTCTGCTGACCAACCGGGACATGGTTTTACAAGCGGTAAAAAATTTTCGGCAGCAATTAACAACTGTTGAACAAGCCATTCGTGCTTTTGAACGGGAGGAACTGGTACAAAAGCTGGCAGCAGCCAGAGAGATCAGACAAAACCTGCCCGAAAACAGAAAGCATGTGCTGGCTGAACTACATGAAAACGAGGGTTAG
- a CDS encoding lysophospholipid acyltransferase family protein, with the protein MLYTVLRVIIRWLLLVWRRWQVKGTEHIPAGGGVVVVANHVSNLDPVVLGCALTRRIHFMAKVQLFKVPVLSTVITMLGAFPVNRDKTDRHAVRRALELLQGGHMVGIFPEGTRSKTGDLQKPHIGAAMLAVKADVPILPVSLQGTRGIFNKITVNIGEPIYLPELWRGKPGKAELEELSQQLMDRIKNLMK; encoded by the coding sequence ATGCTTTATACAGTTCTCCGGGTGATTATCCGCTGGTTGTTGCTGGTGTGGCGCCGCTGGCAGGTAAAGGGAACAGAACATATACCTGCCGGCGGCGGCGTTGTGGTAGTGGCCAATCATGTCAGCAATCTGGACCCGGTGGTTTTAGGATGTGCTCTGACCCGGCGTATTCACTTTATGGCCAAGGTACAGTTATTTAAAGTACCTGTTTTGTCTACCGTTATTACCATGCTGGGTGCATTTCCGGTTAACCGTGATAAAACAGACCGCCATGCTGTTCGCAGGGCCCTGGAGCTTTTGCAGGGCGGCCATATGGTAGGAATCTTTCCGGAAGGAACCAGAAGTAAAACCGGTGACTTACAAAAGCCACACATTGGAGCAGCCATGCTGGCGGTTAAAGCGGATGTGCCGATTCTGCCGGTTTCTTTACAGGGCACCCGCGGTATATTTAATAAAATTACGGTAAACATTGGCGAACCCATCTACCTGCCGGAACTGTGGCGCGGTAAGCCCGGCAAAGCGGAACTGGAGGAGCTTAGCCAACAATTAATGGACAGAATTAAAAATTTAATGAAATAA
- the aroH gene encoding chorismate mutase, producing MAGFVRGIRGAVTVERNVSQEIIEATQELIKAIVERNQITVEDIGSIFFTVTPDLNSEFPAKAVRAMGWHYVPLLCAQEINVAGSLPRCIRVLVHVNTGKSQQEMVHVYLREAAHLRPDLIK from the coding sequence ATGGCTGGTTTTGTCAGGGGCATCAGAGGAGCCGTTACGGTAGAACGGAACGTGAGCCAGGAAATTATTGAAGCAACCCAGGAACTCATAAAGGCCATTGTTGAGCGCAATCAAATAACCGTTGAGGATATTGGCAGTATATTTTTCACAGTAACGCCTGATTTAAACAGCGAATTTCCCGCCAAAGCAGTAAGGGCCATGGGCTGGCATTATGTACCTTTACTGTGTGCCCAGGAAATAAACGTAGCCGGCTCTTTACCCCGCTGCATCAGGGTGCTGGTGCATGTAAATACCGGTAAGTCACAGCAAGAAATGGTCCATGTGTACCTGCGGGAAGCAGCTCATCTTAGACCGGATCTTATTAAATAA
- the aroA gene encoding 3-phosphoshikimate 1-carboxyvinyltransferase — protein sequence MELVINPVHKLQGTLAVPGDKSISHRAVMLGALAQGITEIDNFLMGEDCLATVQCFKALGVNIEGPVAGKLRIYGVGLHGLREPAEVLDAGNSGTTTRLLMGILAGQPFCSVLTGDQSLRGRPMARVTAPLTEMGAVFLGRQRNNLLPMAVRGGRLQPLHYQSPVASAQVKSAILLAGLYAAGETSVTEPSRSRDHTERMLQAFGAAVKVTGNTVTLQGLPRLTGQQITVPGDISSAAFLLVAAAIRPGSRVRLTGVGINPTRDGLLQVLKQMGANAEIINERQQGGEPVADIIITGSKLQGTRIAGSLIPRLIDEIPVLAVAAAYAEGLTEIRDAAELKVKESNRIATVAGELRKFGADIEELPDGLLIRGGRPLTGTTCESYGDHRIAMAMAVAGLGARGQTVIRGAQCIPVSFPGFSDALKLLSVQ from the coding sequence ATGGAACTAGTCATCAATCCGGTTCACAAACTCCAGGGAACACTGGCTGTTCCCGGCGACAAATCCATATCGCACCGGGCGGTTATGCTGGGCGCCTTGGCCCAGGGTATTACTGAAATAGATAATTTTCTGATGGGTGAAGACTGCCTGGCAACTGTTCAATGCTTTAAGGCCCTGGGTGTCAACATAGAGGGTCCTGTGGCCGGCAAACTCAGGATTTACGGGGTGGGTCTGCATGGCTTGCGGGAACCGGCAGAGGTACTGGACGCAGGAAATTCCGGCACCACCACCCGCTTACTGATGGGCATTTTGGCCGGGCAGCCTTTCTGCAGCGTGCTTACCGGCGACCAATCCCTGCGGGGACGCCCGATGGCCCGAGTAACCGCTCCCCTGACAGAGATGGGGGCAGTTTTTCTGGGACGGCAGCGTAATAACCTGTTGCCGATGGCGGTCAGGGGCGGGCGGCTACAACCACTGCACTATCAATCGCCGGTGGCCAGCGCTCAAGTGAAATCCGCCATACTTCTGGCAGGTTTGTATGCCGCCGGGGAAACTTCGGTTACCGAACCCAGCCGCTCCCGTGACCATACTGAACGTATGCTGCAGGCTTTTGGTGCGGCTGTAAAGGTAACCGGCAATACCGTAACCCTGCAGGGCTTACCCCGGTTAACAGGACAACAGATAACCGTACCCGGTGATATTTCTTCCGCCGCTTTTTTACTGGTGGCGGCAGCTATTCGGCCGGGGTCCCGGGTTCGCTTGACGGGAGTGGGGATTAACCCCACCAGAGACGGCCTGCTGCAAGTCCTTAAACAAATGGGGGCAAATGCAGAGATTATTAACGAGCGACAGCAGGGCGGCGAACCGGTGGCGGATATCATTATCACCGGCAGTAAGCTGCAAGGCACCCGAATTGCGGGTTCACTGATTCCCCGGCTGATTGATGAGATACCCGTCCTGGCGGTGGCGGCCGCTTACGCCGAAGGACTTACAGAAATACGGGATGCCGCTGAGCTTAAAGTAAAAGAAAGTAACCGCATTGCCACAGTGGCGGGCGAACTTAGAAAATTCGGGGCAGATATTGAGGAGCTGCCGGACGGCCTGCTGATCCGGGGGGGCCGGCCCCTTACCGGTACCACCTGTGAAAGTTACGGAGATCACCGGATTGCCATGGCGATGGCGGTGGCAGGTTTGGGCGCCAGAGGTCAGACTGTTATTCGGGGGGCCCAATGTATTCCGGTGAGTTTTCCTGGTTTCAGTGATGCCTTAAAATTGCTTTCTGTCCAATAA
- a CDS encoding pyridoxal phosphate-dependent aminotransferase — MVLSDKVASFLNRASWIRKMFEEGDRLRKIHGADQVFDFTLGNPSVEPPPQFREELKKLALHPEPGMHRYMSNAGYPETRSAVAEVLAEQSGLPFAARHIVMTVGAGGGLNVVFKAILNPGEEVIAISPYFVEYGFYVDNHGGVLKVVPAGADFLPDLPALRAAITDKTRAVIINSPNNPTGVVYPAAVLAQLGQLVEEKSRETGREIFVISDEPYAKIVYDGVQVPSVFKYITNAVMVTSHSKDLALPGERIGYIAVSPRIEGADTLVEGLVFCNRTLGFVNAPALMQRLVTGLQRVSVDVAEYQAKRDLLYHHLTSLGFQMVQPQGAFYLFPKSPLPDDIEFCRQALKHNILVVPGGGFGAPGYFRLAYCIDMEIIKRSLPAWTALARELGMPS; from the coding sequence ATGGTACTGTCAGATAAAGTGGCTTCTTTTTTAAACCGGGCCTCCTGGATTCGCAAAATGTTTGAGGAAGGGGATCGTTTGAGAAAAATTCACGGGGCTGATCAGGTGTTTGACTTTACCCTGGGCAACCCATCGGTGGAACCGCCGCCGCAGTTTCGTGAGGAATTGAAAAAATTGGCCCTTCACCCGGAACCGGGTATGCACCGTTATATGAGCAATGCCGGCTACCCGGAAACCCGTTCTGCGGTAGCTGAAGTATTGGCCGAACAATCCGGATTGCCCTTTGCGGCCCGGCATATCGTTATGACCGTGGGAGCGGGCGGCGGTTTGAACGTGGTGTTTAAAGCCATCTTAAACCCGGGCGAAGAAGTAATTGCCATTTCGCCCTATTTCGTAGAATACGGATTTTATGTGGATAATCACGGCGGCGTCCTCAAGGTAGTACCCGCCGGTGCGGATTTCCTGCCTGACTTACCCGCCCTGCGGGCCGCCATCACTGACAAAACCAGGGCCGTTATTATTAACTCGCCCAATAATCCCACCGGCGTTGTCTACCCGGCGGCAGTGCTGGCTCAACTGGGACAGCTGGTTGAAGAAAAGTCCCGGGAAACCGGACGGGAGATTTTTGTGATTTCGGACGAGCCCTATGCCAAAATCGTTTACGACGGGGTTCAGGTGCCTTCGGTTTTTAAATACATTACCAACGCCGTAATGGTTACTTCTCACAGTAAGGACTTGGCTTTACCCGGGGAACGCATCGGTTATATTGCTGTCAGCCCGCGCATTGAGGGTGCGGATACACTGGTGGAAGGTCTGGTGTTTTGCAACCGCACCCTGGGGTTTGTCAACGCACCCGCTCTGATGCAGCGTTTGGTAACCGGCTTGCAGCGAGTATCAGTGGATGTTGCCGAGTACCAGGCCAAGCGAGACCTGCTTTATCATCACCTGACTTCTCTCGGCTTTCAGATGGTGCAACCCCAAGGGGCCTTTTATCTGTTCCCCAAATCCCCCCTGCCGGATGACATTGAGTTTTGCCGCCAAGCACTCAAGCATAATATACTGGTCGTTCCCGGCGGCGGCTTTGGTGCACCGGGCTACTTCCGGCTGGCCTACTGCATTGACATGGAAATAATTAAACGGTCCCTGCCCGCCTGGACAGCCCTGGCCCGGGAGCTGGGTATGCCGTCATAA
- the aroF gene encoding 3-deoxy-7-phosphoheptulonate synthase, with product MIVVMSRQVPEDNIEAVLDRLKKAGFQIHLSRGVERTIIGAIGDKTRMGDLALEAMPGVESVVPILQPYKLASRAFKEQDTVVKVGDLAIGGQHIHVMAGPCAVESREQLLEAAALVKAAGATLLRGGAFKPRTSPYSFQGLEEKGLQYLAEAREKTGLKIVTEVMDAGTLPMVAEYADILQIGTRNMQNFFLLREVARVDKPVLLKRGASATVEEWLMAAEYIMAGGNYNVILCERGIRTFENFTRNTLDLSAVPVVKHLSHLPVIVDPSHAIGKWRFVPPMAVAAVAAGADGLLIEVHPNPSEALCDGPQSLTPENFQTLMKDVRRVAEAMGRSL from the coding sequence ATGATTGTAGTAATGAGCCGGCAGGTGCCGGAAGATAATATTGAGGCGGTGTTGGACCGATTAAAAAAGGCCGGGTTTCAGATACATCTTTCCCGGGGGGTAGAGCGCACCATTATCGGGGCCATTGGCGATAAAACCCGCATGGGCGATTTAGCCCTGGAAGCTATGCCCGGGGTGGAAAGTGTGGTACCGATACTGCAACCCTATAAACTGGCCAGCCGGGCTTTTAAGGAACAAGATACAGTGGTTAAAGTGGGCGATCTGGCCATAGGGGGCCAGCATATACATGTAATGGCCGGTCCCTGTGCAGTTGAAAGCAGGGAACAGCTTTTAGAGGCCGCTGCCCTGGTTAAAGCTGCCGGGGCTACCCTGCTGCGAGGCGGGGCCTTTAAGCCGCGCACATCGCCTTATTCTTTTCAGGGTTTAGAAGAAAAGGGGTTACAATATTTAGCTGAAGCCAGGGAAAAAACCGGGCTGAAGATTGTCACCGAAGTCATGGATGCCGGCACGCTGCCCATGGTGGCCGAATATGCCGATATTTTGCAAATTGGCACCAGAAACATGCAAAATTTCTTTCTGTTGCGTGAAGTAGCCCGGGTGGATAAACCGGTTCTGCTGAAGCGGGGCGCCTCGGCCACCGTTGAGGAATGGTTGATGGCGGCGGAATACATTATGGCAGGCGGCAACTACAACGTGATATTATGCGAGCGGGGAATTCGAACCTTTGAAAATTTTACCCGCAATACCTTGGATTTGTCGGCGGTGCCGGTGGTGAAGCATTTATCCCACCTGCCTGTAATTGTTGATCCCAGCCATGCCATCGGCAAATGGCGCTTTGTTCCGCCCATGGCAGTAGCAGCGGTGGCAGCCGGGGCTGACGGCTTACTGATTGAGGTTCACCCTAACCCTTCCGAAGCTCTGTGTGACGGACCGCAATCCCTGACACCGGAAAACTTTCAAACTTTAATGAAGGATGTGCGGCGGGTGGCAGAGGCGATGGGAAGAAGTCTGTAG